Genomic segment of Thermococcus sp. 21S7:
CTATTCCCAGCTCCCTTAGGAGTTCACCCACCCTTTTCCCTTCCTCGACCTCAAGCTCCCTCTGCGAGCCGTGTTTTAGAGCGTGCTCCCCGTAGAGTATCAGCGTTACCCTCATGAAGACCACCGTTCAGAGGCCGAGGCGCTCCCTTATGCGCTTCACCTCGCGCTTTGCCTCTCCAAGCCCGAGTTCCTCCAGAACTTCCTCCTTCGGAATCCCGTGCTCGTCGTAGCCAACCTGCTCGTAGTACTGGCGAACCTTCTCGCTTATCTCCTCCTTGGTGGGGGCCCTTCCCTTGACCGGCCCGGTCGGGAGGGGTTCGTAGAACCTCGGCGGGTTGTCGTCGTCCTTCCTCGGATCCCAGTGGACGTCCGGCCCTCCGAGGAGGAGCAGAATCCTCTGGAGGTGGATTATCCTCAGGCCGGTTTCGTTGAACCACTTCTCCGGCGTCAGTTCAAAGCCCGTAACCGCGTTTCCGAACTCAAGGATTCTCTCGAAGCCGGGCCTCGTCGTGAACATGCAGATAACGGCCGAGTCGTAGAAGGCATTGACGAGTTCGCCCTCGTAGCTCCTCGCTGGAAGGGCCGCTGTTGACGTGTGGTCGCCTCCCTGAACCGAGACGGCATAGCTTATGTCCCTAGTGTAGTCGAGGTCGCTCCTTATTCCGTGGGCACCGACTCCGATGCCCTTGACGTGGACTGCATATCTCATCGCATCGACGCCCTTCATCTCGGAGATTCTTCTCGCCGCGCGGTAGGTTCCCTCGGCCAGGATTTCTCCTATGCCCTCTCTGGCAACTATCAGCTCAAGGAGCTTTGCGAAGGTCTTTTCGTCGCCCCACTCAAGCTTGAAGCCGATGTCCTCCTCCGTCAGGATTCCGCGCTGGTAAAGCTCCGCCGTAAAGCCGAGGACGTTGCCCGCGTTTATGCCGTCCAGACCTAGCTCATCGACGAGGTATGAGAGATATACGACCTTCTCGGGGTCGAATATTCCGAGGTTGGTTCCCACGTAGGCCATCAGCTCGTAGTCCGGGGCGTCGGTTATCGAACCCTTGTACTCGCCGTAGCGGAGATAGGATATCTTCATGCAGTTCACGGGACAGCCGTAGTCGGCCCAGTACTTCTTTATCCAGGCCTTGAGCTCAAAGTTTACCACGCTTATCCTCTCGTCGTCGTGGTACTCCTCCTGCCAGTTCCTGACCGGCTGGCTTGAGCGGTCCTTGCCGACGCTGTAGCCTCCAGCCCCCGTTCCCCACTGGCGGAAGGTGGTAAGGGTTAGGAGTTCCCTCTGGAACTCCCTGAGAAGGGACCTGAACTTCTCTCTGTCATGGACTTCCGGCAGGGGGCCGTTACCTTTAACGAGCACCGCCTTGAGGTTCTTGCTTCCCATCACCGCACCGAAGCCGCCGTAGCCGGCGGCGTGCATCAGCTTGCTCATTATGGCAGCAAAGCGCACCTTCCTTTCCCCGCCCCTGCCGATGTACATCATCGCCGGCTCCTTCGGGACACCCCTCAGCCTGGCCCTCTTCCTCAGCTCGTCGTGAACTTCCTTCAGCAGGGTCTTGTGAAGCTCGACACCGCCCATGCCCCAGTACTTCGAGGCGTCCCTTATCTCAACCTCGTCGTCGTTGATGAAAAGATAGACCGGCTCCTTTGCCCTTCCACGGATTATTATTCCGTCGTAGCCGCTCGCCTTAAGCTCTATTCCCACCTCGCTGCTGAGGACGCTTCCCACTACCCCGTTGCTCTCGGGGGATTTGGCCACTACCGCCGTCTTTATCCCCGGGTAGTAGCCCGTCAGCGGGCCGGTGAGGATCAGAAGGAGGTTCTCCTCGCCTAGGGGGTCGACCCTTTCCCACTTCTCTCCGAGCTCCTTCCACAGGATGTACGTGCCAAGCCCTCTGCCGCCGTAGAAGCGGAGCATTTCCTCGTCCAGCTCGACGGTTTTCACGTTTCCTGTGCTCAAATCAACGTCCAGAAGCTTTCCAGCGTAGCCGTACATGGTATCACCCCAAAAACTCCTCCCCGTACATCTTCCTCGCCAGCTCGGTGCTCTTCTCAACCGGATCCTTGGCGAAGGTTCTGTACACCGAGCGGTACTGGCCTTTCACGAGAACCAGTGCATCGTGCCCGGCTTCATGACAGACCTCGACGCACTTCGGGCTTCCTCCGCAGAGGTCGCAGATTACCACGCTGCCCTTGCCAACCGGAATTCTCGGGACGTTGCCGGGGCACGCCAGAACACACGCCCCGCACTCGGTGCACTTCTCCTCGTTCACGAGCACGGCACCGGTTTTCTCATCGACGCTCAGTGCATCGAAGTTGCACGCCTTCACGCACGGGTAGTCTGGACACTGGACGCATGTGTGGGGGACGTTGACGCCGGGCAGAAGCTCGTATATCCTTATACGCGATGCCTCTGGCCATATTATTCCCTCGTGCTCCAGGGAGCAGGCGATTTCACACAGTCTGCAGCCGCTGCACTTGTCCGGGGTTATCAGAATCCACATCCGCTCTACCGCTTCGTCACCCATTTGGAACACCTAGTATTCTACTTGGAACTCAGCATATATAACCCTTATGAAACTATGATGAAAACGCACAGATGGGGGTTTATACGAAGGGAAGGTCTTATAAACGAGAGTGTGCTACAGAACGCGATGAACCGCTCCGAGCTCGTACTCCTCGGTATCACCGCGATATGGGGGTTTACCTTTCCGGCGATGAAGGTTAGCCTCGATTACCTGCCGCCGATTCTCTTCCTAGCCTACCGTTTCGGGATAGCGTCCATCCTAATGCTCATCCTTTTCCGCTCGAAGGTTCTCCGAAGGGAGACCTTTAGGGAGGGCTTCATTCTGGGAACGACCCTCTTCTTCGGCCACGGCTTCCAGATAGTTGGGCTCAAATACACCACGGCCTCGAACTCGGCTTTCATAACTTCGCTTTACGTTGTCTTCACGCCCTTCATAGCGTATTTCATTCTCAGGGAGGGGCTCAAGCTCAGGGATGCCGCCTCGCTCGCAATAGCCCTAACCGGCCTCTACCTCATCTCGGGGGCGAGCTTGAACTTCAATTACGGGGACATGCTCACCGTCCTCTGCGCCCTCAGCTTCGCCTTCCAGATAGTCCTCGTTCAGAAGTTCGGGGAAAAGGACTACCTAAGCTTAGCCTTCTGGCAGATAACCTGGAACTTCGTCTTTTCGCTGGTTTTTGCCCTCGTCGCCGAGCCGTTCACGTTCCCCACGGACCCCCTGCCATGGACAGGGGTGCTCTACACCTCGGTCTTCGCGACGGTGATAGCGTTCACACTCCAGGTGAAGCACCAGAGGAACACGAGGGCGCACAAGGCGGCGCTGATTTACTCCGCGGAGCCGATATTCGGCCACATAGCGGCGTTCATAACGATAGGGGAAATCCTCAGCGTCAAGGGCTACCTGGGCGCGGCGCTGATAATGGCCGGAATATGGAACGAGATTAGAAACCAGGGGTAGGGCTGGACTCGATGGACGGCACCTTACTGCCCCTTCCCCGGGAATTTATGCCGAGGCCAAGGGTCGCCTCCA
This window contains:
- a CDS encoding DMT family transporter, translating into MNRSELVLLGITAIWGFTFPAMKVSLDYLPPILFLAYRFGIASILMLILFRSKVLRRETFREGFILGTTLFFGHGFQIVGLKYTTASNSAFITSLYVVFTPFIAYFILREGLKLRDAASLAIALTGLYLISGASLNFNYGDMLTVLCALSFAFQIVLVQKFGEKDYLSLAFWQITWNFVFSLVFALVAEPFTFPTDPLPWTGVLYTSVFATVIAFTLQVKHQRNTRAHKAALIYSAEPIFGHIAAFITIGEILSVKGYLGAALIMAGIWNEIRNQG
- a CDS encoding 4Fe-4S dicluster domain-containing protein; translated protein: MGDEAVERMWILITPDKCSGCRLCEIACSLEHEGIIWPEASRIRIYELLPGVNVPHTCVQCPDYPCVKACNFDALSVDEKTGAVLVNEEKCTECGACVLACPGNVPRIPVGKGSVVICDLCGGSPKCVEVCHEAGHDALVLVKGQYRSVYRTFAKDPVEKSTELARKMYGEEFLG
- a CDS encoding aldehyde ferredoxin oxidoreductase C-terminal domain-containing protein, with the protein product MYGYAGKLLDVDLSTGNVKTVELDEEMLRFYGGRGLGTYILWKELGEKWERVDPLGEENLLLILTGPLTGYYPGIKTAVVAKSPESNGVVGSVLSSEVGIELKASGYDGIIIRGRAKEPVYLFINDDEVEIRDASKYWGMGGVELHKTLLKEVHDELRKRARLRGVPKEPAMMYIGRGGERKVRFAAIMSKLMHAAGYGGFGAVMGSKNLKAVLVKGNGPLPEVHDREKFRSLLREFQRELLTLTTFRQWGTGAGGYSVGKDRSSQPVRNWQEEYHDDERISVVNFELKAWIKKYWADYGCPVNCMKISYLRYGEYKGSITDAPDYELMAYVGTNLGIFDPEKVVYLSYLVDELGLDGINAGNVLGFTAELYQRGILTEEDIGFKLEWGDEKTFAKLLELIVAREGIGEILAEGTYRAARRISEMKGVDAMRYAVHVKGIGVGAHGIRSDLDYTRDISYAVSVQGGDHTSTAALPARSYEGELVNAFYDSAVICMFTTRPGFERILEFGNAVTGFELTPEKWFNETGLRIIHLQRILLLLGGPDVHWDPRKDDDNPPRFYEPLPTGPVKGRAPTKEEISEKVRQYYEQVGYDEHGIPKEEVLEELGLGEAKREVKRIRERLGL